From a single Streptomyces misionensis genomic region:
- a CDS encoding PadR family transcriptional regulator: MSLPHAILTALLEKPSSGLELTRRFDKSIGYFWSATHQQIYRELGKLEGEGLIRALPAEQPARGQKKSYEVLPAGRAELARWTAAAQDPKPLRDTLLLRLRAAAVVGTAGLEADLRRHLELHRRQLAEYEEIERRDFPPERNAPEDRLRHLVLRAGIDLETFWTQWLSHALAEFPGPSDDGETG, from the coding sequence ATGTCACTCCCGCACGCGATCCTCACCGCCCTGCTGGAAAAGCCGTCGTCGGGACTGGAGCTGACCCGCCGGTTCGACAAGTCGATCGGCTACTTCTGGTCCGCGACGCACCAGCAGATCTATCGCGAGCTGGGAAAGCTGGAGGGCGAAGGGCTCATCCGGGCGCTGCCGGCCGAGCAGCCGGCCCGTGGGCAGAAGAAGAGCTACGAGGTGCTGCCCGCGGGCCGCGCCGAACTGGCCCGCTGGACCGCCGCCGCACAGGACCCCAAGCCGCTGCGGGACACCCTCCTGCTGCGGCTGCGCGCGGCGGCGGTGGTCGGCACGGCGGGTCTGGAGGCGGACCTGCGGCGCCATCTGGAGCTGCACCGGCGGCAGTTGGCCGAGTACGAGGAGATCGAACGCCGCGACTTCCCACCGGAGCGGAACGCCCCCGAGGACCGGCTGCGGCACCTGGTGCTGCGGGCGGGCATCGACCTGGAGACCTTCTGGACGCAGTGGCTGTCCCACGCCCTCGCGGAGTTCCCCGGACCGTCCGACGACGGCGAGACGGGCTGA